In Micromonospora sp. WMMA1363, a genomic segment contains:
- a CDS encoding HAMP domain-containing sensor histidine kinase — translation MSSSPQTDRPGRLRRWLAGWSLRARLVVILVALLAVVSVAIGGITTVALRHFLIDRVDAQLIPPPGPRDPRPFPRVNYPKETLEIPPGLPVGSVQAILADGRVVKAKIQTGGQQGGETVPPDEVTALGRLVPGEPPRTVDLGDRGEYRAISRQWPNGMVTAFALPLSSVAETVPWMVSRTAGVTGAGLIVAGAAGALIVRRTLRPLRRVAATAGRVSELPLDRGEVALSIRVPEVDTDPRTEVGQVGAALNRMLGHVAAALTARQASETRVRQFVADASHELRTPLAAIRGYAEVARRGRDRMPPDVAHALRRVESESIRMTSLVDDLLLLARLDSGRPLATEPVDLTALVVDTVSDAHVAGPEHRWQLDLPERVVQVPGDQARLHQVLANLLANARVHTPPGTTVTTGLTVAPDAAVLRVADDGPGIPADLRPEVFERFARGDSSRSRAHGSTGLGLAIVASVVEAHHGAVWVESRPGRTVFTVRLPNPTADT, via the coding sequence ATGTCCTCAAGCCCGCAGACTGACCGACCGGGTCGGCTGCGGCGGTGGCTGGCCGGTTGGTCACTGCGGGCCCGCCTGGTGGTGATCCTGGTCGCGCTGCTCGCCGTGGTCAGCGTCGCCATCGGCGGCATCACCACGGTGGCGCTGCGGCATTTCCTGATCGATCGGGTGGACGCGCAGCTCATCCCGCCTCCCGGGCCACGTGATCCGCGACCCTTTCCCCGGGTGAACTACCCGAAAGAGACGCTGGAGATTCCGCCTGGCCTGCCCGTGGGCTCGGTGCAGGCCATCCTGGCCGACGGCCGGGTCGTCAAGGCGAAGATCCAGACCGGCGGTCAGCAGGGCGGGGAGACAGTCCCGCCCGACGAGGTGACGGCGCTGGGCCGACTGGTGCCCGGCGAACCGCCGCGCACCGTGGACCTGGGCGACCGCGGCGAGTACCGGGCGATCAGCCGGCAATGGCCGAACGGCATGGTCACCGCATTCGCCCTGCCGCTGTCCAGCGTGGCGGAGACCGTGCCGTGGATGGTCTCCCGCACGGCCGGCGTCACCGGTGCCGGGCTCATCGTCGCTGGCGCCGCCGGCGCGCTGATCGTCCGCCGCACCCTGCGCCCGTTGCGGCGGGTCGCCGCCACCGCCGGCCGGGTCAGCGAGCTGCCGCTGGACCGGGGCGAGGTGGCGCTGTCGATCCGGGTGCCGGAGGTCGACACCGACCCGCGCACCGAGGTCGGCCAGGTCGGCGCCGCGCTCAACCGGATGCTCGGGCACGTCGCCGCCGCACTCACCGCGCGGCAGGCCAGCGAGACCCGGGTGCGCCAGTTCGTCGCCGACGCGAGCCACGAGCTGCGCACCCCCCTGGCGGCAATCCGGGGGTACGCCGAGGTGGCCCGGCGGGGCCGGGACCGAATGCCGCCGGACGTGGCGCACGCGTTGCGCCGGGTCGAGTCGGAGAGCATCCGGATGACCAGCCTCGTCGACGACCTGCTGCTGCTGGCCCGGCTCGACTCCGGCCGCCCCCTCGCGACGGAGCCGGTGGACCTCACCGCGCTCGTGGTGGACACGGTCAGCGACGCGCACGTCGCCGGGCCGGAGCACCGCTGGCAGCTCGACCTTCCGGAGCGGGTGGTCCAGGTGCCCGGTGATCAGGCCCGGCTGCACCAGGTGCTGGCCAACCTGCTGGCCAACGCCCGGGTGCACACACCGCCCGGCACCACGGTCACCACCGGTCTCACCGTCGCGCCGGACGCCGCGGTGCTCCGCGTCGCCGACGACGGCCCCGGCATTCCCGCGGACCTGCGACCGGAGGTCTTCGAGCGGTTCGCCCGCGGGGACAGTTCCCGGTCCCGGGCGCACGGGAGCACCGGACTCGGCCTGGCCATCGTCGCCTCCGTGGTGGAGGCCCACCACGGCGCGGTGTGGGTGGAGAGCCGACCCGGCCGCACCGTGTTCACCGTGCGGCTGCCCAATCCCACAGCCGATACATAG